From Pulveribacter suum, a single genomic window includes:
- a CDS encoding VF530 family protein: protein MTAPNPPAPPAQPRNPLHGLTLEAIVVALVAYFGWEELGRRIPVRCFTSDPSVPSSLKFLRKTPWAREKVEGLYLFMLREQRRGQARRDA from the coding sequence ATGACCGCACCCAACCCGCCCGCGCCGCCCGCCCAGCCGCGCAATCCCCTGCACGGCCTGACCCTGGAGGCCATCGTCGTCGCGCTGGTGGCGTACTTTGGCTGGGAGGAGCTGGGTCGGCGCATTCCGGTGCGCTGCTTCACCAGCGACCCCAGCGTGCCCTCCAGCCTGAAGTTCCTGCGCAAGACGCCGTGGGCGCGCGAGAAGGTCGAGGGGCTGTACCTGTTCATGCTGCGGGAGCAGCGGCGCGGGCAGGCGCGGCGGGATGCCTAG
- a CDS encoding ribonuclease domain-containing protein produces MFQAGALAACKAFVACAVGAAVVLAPVVVSARSTAQAGTAITLADLPAQGRATYALIHAGGPFPHDKDGAVFGNRERLLPQQRRGYWREYTVRTPGVRHRGARRIVCGGAPRTPDTCYYSGDHYASFREITP; encoded by the coding sequence ATGTTCCAGGCCGGTGCCCTTGCGGCGTGCAAGGCGTTTGTAGCGTGCGCTGTGGGTGCTGCGGTCGTGCTGGCGCCGGTGGTTGTGTCGGCGCGCTCCACAGCGCAGGCCGGCACCGCCATCACCCTGGCCGATCTGCCCGCCCAGGGGCGCGCCACCTACGCGCTGATCCATGCGGGCGGCCCCTTCCCCCATGACAAGGACGGCGCGGTCTTTGGCAACCGCGAGCGGCTGCTGCCTCAGCAGCGGCGCGGCTATTGGCGCGAGTACACCGTGCGCACGCCCGGCGTGCGCCACCGGGGCGCCCGGCGCATCGTTTGCGGCGGCGCACCGCGCACGCCCGATACCTGTTACTACAGCGGCGACCATTACGCGAGCTTCCGGGAAATCACACCGTGA
- a CDS encoding DUF2061 domain-containing protein gives MSRIRTALQHNRLTLMKTASYYVIHICVAATVAYLVTGNLLASLTLSLLEPTVQAFAFFFHEKTWERTLRRRTAGVQARSSSSVPAMS, from the coding sequence ATGAGCCGCATCCGCACCGCCCTGCAGCACAACCGCCTGACCTTGATGAAGACGGCCAGCTACTACGTCATCCACATTTGCGTGGCCGCCACCGTGGCCTACCTGGTCACGGGCAACCTGCTGGCCTCGCTCACCCTGAGCCTGCTGGAGCCCACGGTGCAGGCTTTTGCCTTCTTCTTCCACGAAAAAACCTGGGAGCGGACGCTGCGCCGGCGCACGGCGGGCGTTCAGGCGCGCTCGTCCAGCAGCGTGCCGGCGATGTCCTGA
- a CDS encoding flagellar basal body protein: protein MTSIAATASSGLQAAQLRLAASAHNVANAGTAGFHRQEVAQQAAPALGGVQAQVAQAAQPGVPLEAEAVEQIAAAYAFKANVLVLRTAQDIAGTLLDERA, encoded by the coding sequence ATGACCTCCATCGCCGCCACCGCTTCTTCCGGCCTGCAGGCCGCCCAGCTGCGCCTGGCTGCCAGCGCACACAACGTGGCCAACGCCGGCACAGCGGGCTTTCACCGCCAGGAGGTCGCCCAGCAGGCCGCGCCGGCCCTGGGCGGAGTGCAGGCGCAAGTCGCCCAGGCGGCGCAGCCGGGCGTGCCGCTGGAGGCCGAGGCCGTGGAGCAGATCGCCGCCGCCTACGCCTTCAAGGCCAACGTGCTGGTACTGCGCACGGCTCAGGACATCGCCGGCACGCTGCTGGACGAGCGCGCCTGA
- a CDS encoding DUF350 domain-containing protein — MMGIEWLRPAAFLGSILYALIGVVIFWLCFVIIDKITPTDLWAEIVEKQNVALGMVVAAMCLGVSIIVAAAIH, encoded by the coding sequence ATGATGGGAATCGAATGGCTCCGGCCCGCGGCCTTTCTCGGGTCCATCCTCTACGCCCTGATCGGCGTGGTCATCTTCTGGCTGTGCTTCGTCATCATCGACAAGATCACACCCACCGACCTGTGGGCCGAGATCGTGGAGAAGCAGAACGTCGCGCTGGGCATGGTGGTGGCGGCGATGTGCCTGGGGGTGAGCATCATCGTGGCGGCGGCGATCCATTGA
- a CDS encoding barstar family protein — MQTPLRSKDQEALLRAVRPNIVQSIRAFRVHDLQETAGTLGHHFLYANLAHAQTKQDVLELIASQFTFPAHFGKNFDALYDCLTDPLHKCGPQPGFVLVLDQIPVTAKFDKEVREQLLDVFREAADYWAERKIAFRCFYSFL, encoded by the coding sequence ATGCAAACGCCACTTCGTAGTAAGGACCAGGAAGCCCTGTTACGCGCAGTGCGCCCCAACATCGTGCAGTCCATCCGCGCCTTCCGGGTGCACGACCTGCAGGAGACTGCGGGCACGCTGGGTCATCATTTCCTGTATGCCAACCTGGCGCACGCGCAAACCAAGCAGGACGTGCTGGAGCTGATCGCGTCGCAATTCACCTTTCCGGCGCACTTCGGCAAGAACTTTGACGCCCTGTACGACTGCCTGACCGACCCGCTGCACAAGTGCGGCCCGCAGCCGGGCTTCGTGCTGGTGCTGGACCAGATTCCGGTCACGGCCAAGTTCGACAAGGAAGTGCGCGAGCAGCTGCTGGACGTGTTCCGCGAGGCCGCCGACTACTGGGCCGAGCGCAAGATCGCCTTTCGCTGCTTCTATTCTTTTCTGTAG
- a CDS encoding SPFH domain-containing protein gives MALMDFIKKQFIDILQWTEDGDGTLAWRFPMEGMEIQNGAALVVRESQMAVFVNEGQVADVFGPGTYKLTTQTLPVLTYLRNWDKLFQSPFKSDVYFFSTRQQVDQKWGTPQPITIRDADFGAVRLRAFGNYAYRVADPKLLHTEITGTRAEYTVADLDGQLRGLVLQSISNAIAASGVPFLDLAANQVMFADALTTTLRPAFERIGLKLEGLTVQNLSLPEELQKVMDQKIGMGMVGGDMGKFMQYQTAQAIPKFAEGGGHGGGVAGDAMGLGAGVALGQVLAQNLQSGLQQQPGGNAQQPAAAAAVRPEDVMATLEKLGELKAKGILTQDEFDAKKAELLKKLV, from the coding sequence ATGGCCCTCATGGACTTCATCAAGAAGCAGTTCATCGACATCCTGCAATGGACCGAGGACGGCGACGGCACGCTCGCCTGGCGCTTCCCCATGGAGGGCATGGAGATCCAGAACGGCGCCGCGCTGGTGGTGCGCGAGTCGCAGATGGCGGTGTTCGTCAACGAAGGCCAGGTGGCCGATGTCTTCGGCCCCGGCACCTACAAGCTGACCACGCAGACGCTGCCGGTACTGACCTACCTGCGCAACTGGGACAAGCTGTTCCAGTCGCCCTTCAAGAGCGACGTGTATTTTTTCAGCACGCGCCAGCAGGTGGACCAGAAATGGGGCACGCCCCAGCCCATCACCATCCGCGACGCCGACTTCGGCGCCGTGCGGCTGCGGGCCTTTGGCAACTACGCCTACCGCGTGGCCGACCCGAAGCTGCTGCACACCGAAATCACCGGCACGCGCGCCGAGTACACCGTGGCCGACCTGGACGGCCAGCTGCGCGGCCTGGTGCTGCAAAGCATCAGCAACGCCATTGCCGCCAGCGGCGTGCCGTTCCTGGACCTGGCGGCCAACCAGGTCATGTTCGCCGACGCGCTGACCACCACCCTGCGCCCGGCGTTCGAGCGCATTGGCCTCAAGCTCGAAGGCCTGACGGTGCAAAACCTCTCGCTGCCCGAAGAGCTGCAAAAGGTGATGGACCAGAAGATCGGCATGGGCATGGTCGGCGGTGACATGGGCAAGTTCATGCAGTACCAGACGGCGCAGGCGATTCCGAAGTTCGCCGAAGGCGGCGGCCACGGCGGCGGCGTGGCGGGCGACGCCATGGGCCTGGGCGCCGGCGTGGCGCTGGGCCAGGTGCTGGCGCAAAACCTGCAGTCGGGCCTGCAGCAGCAGCCAGGCGGCAACGCGCAGCAGCCGGCAGCAGCGGCCGCCGTGCGGCCCGAGGACGTGATGGCCACGCTGGAAAAGCTCGGCGAGCTCAAGGCCAAGGGCATCCTGACCCAGGACGAGTTCGACGCCAAAAAGGCCGAGCTTTTGAAAAAGCTCGTCTGA
- a CDS encoding aspartate aminotransferase family protein — translation MTFTVIDDTPANASAPRMDAAWLDAHWMPFTGNRNFKARPRMIVSGEGAYYTDAEGRKIFDGLSGLWCSGLGHGRQDIAQAIGRAAATLDYCPAFQFGHPAAFELANRIKELTPDGLDYVFFTSSGSEAADTSLKMARAYWRARGQAGKTRLIGREKGYHGVNFGGVSVGGMVGNRKTFGQGIEADHIPHTQPPLGSFHKGMPDTDGRALADKLLDVINLHDASNIAAVIVEPFSGSAGVVIPPQGYLQRLREICTQHGILLIFDEVITAFGRAGGWTGAEVFGVTPDIMNFAKQVTNGAQPLGGCVVSKAIYDTFMGAGGPEYLVEFPHGYTYSAHPVACAAGNAVLDVLHKEDMPARVKALAPVFERAVHGLQGAKHVLDIRNFGLAAGFTVASAPGEPARRPYEVAMKCWDKGFYVRYGGDTIQLAPPFISTESELERLVSALGDALAETA, via the coding sequence ATGACCTTCACCGTGATCGACGACACGCCTGCCAACGCCAGCGCGCCGCGCATGGACGCCGCCTGGCTGGACGCCCACTGGATGCCCTTTACCGGCAACCGCAACTTCAAGGCCCGCCCGCGCATGATCGTCTCGGGCGAGGGCGCGTACTACACCGATGCGGAAGGCCGCAAGATCTTCGACGGCCTGTCGGGCCTGTGGTGCTCGGGCCTGGGGCATGGCCGCCAGGACATCGCGCAGGCGATCGGCCGCGCCGCCGCCACGCTGGACTACTGCCCCGCCTTCCAGTTCGGCCACCCGGCGGCGTTCGAGCTGGCCAACCGCATCAAGGAGCTGACGCCCGACGGGCTGGACTATGTGTTCTTCACCTCGTCCGGCTCGGAGGCGGCCGACACCTCGCTCAAGATGGCGCGCGCCTACTGGCGTGCCAGGGGCCAGGCCGGCAAGACGCGGCTGATCGGGCGCGAGAAGGGCTACCACGGCGTGAACTTCGGCGGCGTGTCGGTGGGCGGGATGGTGGGCAACCGCAAGACCTTTGGCCAGGGGATCGAGGCCGACCACATCCCGCACACCCAGCCGCCGCTGGGGTCGTTCCACAAGGGCATGCCGGACACCGATGGGCGCGCGCTGGCCGACAAGCTGCTGGACGTGATCAACCTGCACGACGCGAGCAACATCGCCGCCGTCATCGTCGAGCCGTTCTCGGGCTCGGCCGGGGTCGTCATCCCGCCCCAGGGCTACCTGCAGCGCCTGCGCGAGATCTGCACGCAGCACGGCATCCTGCTGATTTTCGACGAGGTCATCACGGCCTTTGGCCGCGCCGGCGGCTGGACGGGCGCGGAGGTCTTTGGTGTTACGCCCGACATCATGAATTTCGCCAAGCAGGTGACCAACGGCGCGCAGCCGCTGGGCGGCTGCGTCGTCAGCAAGGCTATCTACGACACCTTCATGGGCGCGGGCGGGCCGGAGTACCTGGTGGAGTTCCCGCACGGCTACACCTACTCGGCCCACCCGGTGGCCTGCGCCGCCGGCAACGCGGTGCTGGACGTGCTGCACAAGGAAGACATGCCGGCGCGCGTGAAGGCGCTGGCGCCCGTTTTCGAGCGCGCCGTGCACGGCCTGCAAGGAGCGAAGCACGTGCTGGACATCCGCAACTTCGGCCTGGCTGCCGGTTTCACCGTCGCCTCGGCGCCGGGCGAGCCGGCCCGCCGGCCCTACGAGGTCGCCATGAAGTGCTGGGACAAGGGCTTCTATGTGCGCTACGGCGGCGACACCATCCAGCTGGCGCCGCCCTTCATCAGTACCGAGTCGGAGCTGGAGCGGCTGGTGAGCGCGTTGGGCGACGCGCTGGCCGAGACGGCCTGA
- a CDS encoding DUF4178 domain-containing protein, with the protein MATRSAQRHYRAPCPGCGAPVEFQSAQSTHAVCPYCHSTVVRSGGVLQRLGTMAEVFDDHSPLQLGASGRLPAAPGAGGAQAFTLIGRLQYEAAQGRWTEWIALLPGGASASLAEDNGAYVFSRPVTPRHTLPEPGHLRLGMTTAINGKAYTVAAHLQAHLVAAEGETPKLPPPGQPFAVVELRAADGEVLSIDYGAALPEVQAGRSVRLEDLQLTGLKDESAREEAARQFGCPRCGAPVHVELAASKSCTCPSCHSLIDLAEGVGGELRHAVQREPVQPLIPLGSTGQFEGAPWQVVGFQHRTGVEVGDDDEEVFGWDEYLLYNRQRGFIFLVDASDGWSLVRPASGAPKHKGGAQSATYLGRQYRLTSTYRAETNYVAGEFYWPVQRGQKTSNDDFAAVDGKGILSREQAPGEVTWSHGQRLDSSVVAQAFKLQDRDGLFTRQDAGITSITLGAGCGTVVLLFVVLLVLLIVLANCSGDSGGGYRSSGGSWGGYTSGGGHK; encoded by the coding sequence ATGGCCACCCGCAGCGCCCAGCGCCACTACCGCGCGCCGTGCCCCGGCTGCGGCGCGCCGGTCGAATTCCAAAGCGCCCAGTCCACCCACGCCGTCTGCCCCTACTGCCACAGCACCGTGGTGCGCAGCGGCGGCGTGCTGCAGCGCCTGGGCACCATGGCCGAGGTGTTCGACGACCACAGCCCGCTGCAGCTGGGGGCCAGCGGCCGCCTGCCGGCGGCCCCGGGCGCCGGCGGCGCGCAGGCCTTCACCCTGATCGGCCGCCTGCAGTACGAAGCCGCGCAGGGCCGCTGGACGGAGTGGATCGCCCTGCTGCCCGGCGGCGCCAGCGCCAGCCTGGCCGAGGACAACGGCGCCTATGTCTTCTCGCGCCCCGTCACGCCGCGCCACACCCTGCCCGAGCCCGGGCACCTGCGCCTGGGCATGACCACCGCCATCAACGGCAAGGCCTACACCGTGGCGGCCCACCTGCAGGCGCACCTGGTCGCGGCCGAAGGCGAAACCCCGAAGCTGCCCCCGCCCGGCCAGCCCTTTGCCGTGGTCGAGCTGCGCGCCGCCGATGGCGAGGTGCTGAGCATCGACTACGGCGCCGCGCTGCCCGAGGTGCAGGCCGGCCGCTCCGTGCGGCTGGAGGACCTGCAGCTCACGGGGCTGAAGGACGAGTCGGCGCGCGAGGAGGCCGCGCGCCAGTTCGGCTGCCCCCGCTGCGGCGCGCCCGTGCACGTGGAGCTGGCCGCTAGCAAGAGCTGCACCTGCCCGTCCTGCCACAGCCTGATCGACTTGGCCGAAGGCGTGGGCGGCGAGCTGCGCCACGCCGTGCAGCGCGAGCCGGTGCAGCCGCTGATCCCGCTGGGCAGCACGGGGCAGTTCGAGGGCGCGCCCTGGCAGGTGGTGGGCTTTCAGCACCGCACCGGCGTGGAGGTGGGCGACGACGATGAGGAGGTCTTCGGCTGGGACGAATACCTGCTGTACAACCGCCAGCGGGGCTTCATCTTCCTGGTGGATGCCAGCGACGGCTGGAGCCTGGTGCGCCCGGCCAGCGGCGCGCCCAAGCACAAGGGCGGGGCGCAAAGCGCCACCTACCTGGGCCGCCAGTACCGCCTGACCTCCACCTACCGCGCCGAGACGAACTACGTGGCCGGCGAGTTCTACTGGCCCGTGCAGCGCGGGCAAAAGACCAGCAACGACGACTTCGCCGCCGTGGATGGCAAGGGCATCCTGTCGCGCGAGCAGGCGCCGGGCGAAGTCACCTGGTCGCACGGCCAGCGCCTGGACAGCAGCGTGGTCGCCCAGGCCTTCAAGCTGCAGGATCGGGACGGCCTGTTCACCCGCCAGGACGCCGGCATCACTTCCATCACGCTGGGCGCGGGCTGCGGCACGGTGGTGCTGCTGTTCGTGGTGCTGCTGGTGCTGCTCATCGTGCTGGCCAACTGCTCGGGCGACTCGGGCGGCGGCTACCGCAGCTCGGGCGGCTCCTGGGGCGGCTACACCTCGGGCGGAGGGCACAAGTGA
- a CDS encoding NADP-dependent malic enzyme encodes MPDTTAPSTPSTPAPADKRALLRRAALEYHEFPQPGKITIAATKQMINQHDLALAYSPGVAAPCEEIVKDPAAAFRYTARGNLVGVVTNGTAVLGLGDIGPLAGKPVMEGKGVLFKKFSGIDVFDIEINEKDPEKLVEIIASLEPTFGGINLEDIKAPDCFYVERKLRERMSIPVFHDDQHGTAIVVGAAILNGLKVAGKDINQVKLVASGAGAAALACLGLLVKLGLPRENIWVTDIAGVVYRGRPELMDEDKAQFAQATDLRTLSQVIEGADVFLGLSAGGVLKKDMVAKMAASPLVFALANPNPEIAPEDVREVRGDAIIATGRTDYPNQVNNVLCFPYIFRGALDCGATTITTEMEIAAVHAIAELAQAEQSEVVAAAYAGEPLAFGPNYLIPKPFDPRLMMKIAPAVAQAAFDSGVAQRPVADMDAYRDQLQTFVYASGTIMKPIFMVAKNAAAKRVAFSEGEEERVLRAAQIVVDEHVARPTLIGRPAIIAQRIEKFGLRLKEGVDYDVVNVEDDHRYRDFWQTYHRMTERRGVTVPIAKIEMRRRLTLIGSMLLHKGEVDGLICGTWGHTVHHLNYIDQVIGKRAGAATYACMNALLLPDRQVFVVDTHVNYDPSAEQLAEITVMAAEEIMRFGIRPKAALLSHSNFGSSNHASAVKMRRTLELLREQAPWLEVDGEMHGDVALNEKERVELMPHSTLSGSANLLVMPNIDAANISYNLLKTAAGGGIAIGPMLLGAGAPVQVLTPSATVRRIVNMTALTVADANTSR; translated from the coding sequence ATGCCCGACACCACGGCCCCCTCGACCCCCTCGACCCCTGCCCCCGCTGACAAACGCGCCCTGCTGCGCCGCGCGGCCCTCGAATACCACGAGTTTCCCCAGCCCGGCAAGATCACCATTGCCGCCACCAAGCAGATGATCAACCAGCACGACCTGGCGCTGGCCTACTCGCCCGGCGTGGCCGCACCGTGCGAGGAAATCGTCAAGGACCCGGCTGCCGCCTTCCGCTACACAGCGCGCGGCAACCTGGTGGGCGTGGTCACCAACGGCACGGCGGTGCTGGGCCTGGGCGACATCGGCCCGCTGGCCGGCAAGCCGGTCATGGAGGGCAAGGGCGTTCTGTTCAAGAAGTTCTCGGGCATCGACGTGTTCGACATCGAGATCAACGAAAAAGACCCGGAAAAGCTCGTCGAGATCATCGCCAGCCTGGAGCCGACCTTTGGCGGCATCAACCTGGAAGACATCAAGGCGCCGGACTGCTTCTACGTCGAGCGCAAGCTGCGCGAGCGCATGAGCATCCCGGTCTTTCACGACGACCAGCACGGCACGGCCATCGTCGTGGGCGCGGCCATCCTGAACGGCCTGAAGGTGGCGGGCAAGGACATCAATCAGGTCAAGCTGGTGGCCTCCGGCGCGGGCGCGGCGGCGCTGGCCTGCCTGGGGCTGCTGGTCAAGCTGGGCCTGCCGCGCGAGAACATCTGGGTGACCGACATCGCCGGCGTGGTCTATCGCGGCCGCCCGGAGCTGATGGACGAGGACAAGGCGCAGTTCGCACAAGCTACCGACCTGCGCACCTTGAGCCAGGTCATCGAGGGCGCAGACGTGTTCCTGGGCCTGTCGGCCGGCGGCGTGCTGAAAAAGGACATGGTGGCCAAGATGGCCGCCAGCCCGCTGGTCTTCGCCCTGGCCAACCCCAACCCGGAGATTGCCCCCGAGGACGTGCGCGAGGTGCGCGGCGACGCCATCATCGCCACCGGCCGCACGGACTACCCCAACCAGGTCAACAACGTCCTGTGCTTTCCCTACATCTTCCGCGGCGCGCTGGACTGCGGCGCGACCACCATCACCACCGAGATGGAGATCGCCGCGGTGCATGCCATCGCCGAGCTGGCCCAGGCCGAGCAAAGCGAGGTGGTGGCCGCCGCCTATGCCGGCGAGCCCCTGGCCTTCGGTCCCAACTACCTCATCCCCAAGCCGTTTGACCCGCGGCTGATGATGAAGATCGCGCCGGCCGTGGCCCAGGCGGCGTTCGACTCCGGCGTGGCCCAGCGCCCCGTGGCCGACATGGACGCCTACCGCGACCAGCTGCAGACCTTCGTGTATGCCTCCGGCACCATCATGAAGCCCATCTTCATGGTGGCCAAGAACGCTGCGGCCAAGCGCGTGGCGTTCTCCGAGGGCGAGGAGGAGCGCGTACTGCGCGCCGCGCAGATCGTGGTGGACGAGCACGTCGCCCGGCCCACGCTGATCGGGCGGCCGGCCATCATTGCCCAGCGCATCGAGAAGTTCGGCCTGCGCCTGAAAGAGGGCGTGGACTATGACGTGGTGAACGTCGAGGACGACCACCGCTACCGCGACTTCTGGCAGACCTACCACCGCATGACCGAGCGGCGCGGCGTGACGGTGCCGATCGCAAAGATCGAGATGCGCCGGCGCCTGACGCTGATCGGCTCCATGCTGCTGCACAAGGGCGAGGTGGACGGCCTCATTTGCGGCACCTGGGGCCACACGGTGCACCACCTGAACTACATCGACCAGGTCATCGGCAAGCGCGCCGGCGCGGCCACCTATGCGTGCATGAATGCGCTGCTGCTGCCCGACCGCCAGGTCTTCGTGGTGGACACGCACGTCAACTACGACCCCAGCGCCGAGCAGCTGGCCGAGATCACCGTCATGGCGGCCGAGGAGATCATGCGCTTTGGCATCCGCCCGAAGGCGGCGCTGCTGTCGCACTCCAATTTCGGCTCCAGCAACCACGCAAGCGCCGTGAAGATGCGCCGCACCCTGGAGCTGCTGCGCGAGCAGGCGCCCTGGCTGGAGGTGGACGGCGAGATGCACGGCGACGTGGCCCTGAACGAGAAGGAGCGCGTGGAGCTCATGCCCCACAGCACCCTGTCGGGCAGCGCCAATTTGCTGGTCATGCCCAACATCGACGCGGCCAACATCTCCTACAACCTGCTGAAGACGGCCGCCGGCGGCGGCATCGCCATCGGTCCCATGCTGCTGGGCGCGGGCGCCCCGGTGCAGGTGCTGACCCCCAGCGCCACGGTGCGACGCATCGTCAACATGACGGCGCTGACGGTGGCCGACGCCAACACCAGTCGTTGA
- a CDS encoding LysR family transcriptional regulator, with protein sequence MQAKAPTRPRAVLGQLSDMDLRLLQVFKAVVECGGMAAAELELNIGTSTVSRHVRDLETRLGLTLCRRGRAGFALTPEGQRVYEETLRLLASVRGFLASVDDIHARMGGQLAVAVFDKTASNPAARIGAAIAAFSAQAPHVQLQLHVGALPAIERGVMDGSFHVGIVPAHRSSQSLVYADLFGETMLLYCGAGHPLFGAAHDALTWDALREHPFAGLGYHSPNMELSHQAQLARSATGFDQESIATLVLSGRFLGFLPDHYAADFEQRGRMQAVRPALFRYDCRFVSVLRRPPQVPRAAQLFQQCLVKAHAVI encoded by the coding sequence ATGCAAGCAAAAGCCCCGACCCGCCCGCGCGCCGTGCTGGGCCAGCTCTCGGACATGGACCTGCGCCTGCTGCAGGTCTTCAAGGCCGTGGTGGAGTGCGGCGGCATGGCCGCGGCCGAGCTGGAGCTGAACATCGGCACCAGCACCGTCAGCCGCCACGTGAGGGACCTGGAGACGCGCCTGGGCCTGACGCTGTGCCGGCGCGGGCGCGCGGGCTTTGCCCTGACGCCCGAGGGCCAGCGGGTGTATGAGGAAACGCTGCGCCTGCTGGCCTCGGTGCGCGGCTTTCTGGCCAGCGTGGACGACATCCACGCGCGCATGGGCGGCCAGCTGGCCGTGGCGGTATTCGACAAGACCGCCAGCAACCCGGCCGCGCGCATCGGCGCGGCGATCGCTGCCTTCAGCGCCCAGGCACCGCACGTGCAATTGCAGCTGCACGTGGGCGCGCTGCCGGCCATCGAGCGCGGGGTGATGGACGGCAGCTTTCACGTAGGCATCGTGCCGGCGCACCGCAGCTCGCAAAGCCTGGTCTATGCCGACCTGTTCGGCGAGACCATGCTGCTGTACTGCGGCGCCGGCCACCCGCTGTTCGGCGCCGCGCACGACGCGCTCACCTGGGACGCGCTGCGCGAGCACCCGTTCGCCGGGCTGGGCTACCACTCGCCCAACATGGAGCTGAGCCACCAGGCGCAGCTGGCGCGCAGCGCCACGGGCTTCGATCAGGAATCGATCGCCACGCTGGTGCTGTCCGGGCGCTTCCTGGGCTTTCTGCCCGACCACTACGCCGCGGACTTCGAGCAGCGCGGCCGCATGCAGGCGGTGCGGCCTGCGCTGTTTCGCTACGACTGCCGTTTCGTCAGCGTCCTGCGCCGCCCGCCGCAGGTGCCGCGCGCGGCGCAGCTGTTCCAGCAGTGCCTGGTGAAGGCGCATGCAGTCATTTGA